The region TGGCCGCCATCTTCGCCCAAACAGGGCGTACACCTTTGCGGCGGGCACGGCCCGCCCTACAAATCCGCTTCCTTCAAGCACTCTCTTCCCGTAGGGCGGCCTGTGGCCGCCATCTTCGCCTCAGCAGGGCTTACACCTTTGCGGCGGGCACGGCCCTCCCTGCAAATCCGCTTCCTTCGAGCACTCTTTTCCCGTAGGGCGGCCCGTGGCCGCCATCTGCTCCCAAACAGGCCTCACACCTTTGCGGCGGGCACGGCCCGCCCTACAAATCCGCCTCTTTCAAGCATCTTTTCCCGTAGGGCGGCCCGTGGCCGCCCTCTGCGCCTCAACAGGCCTCACACCTTTGCGGCGGGCACGGCCCGCCCTACAAATCCGCCTCCTTCAAGCATCTTTTCCCGTAGGGCGGCCCGTGGCCGCCGTCTTGGCCCCAACAGGCCTCACACCTTTGCGGCGGGCATGGCGCTACTCATTGCCAATATCGAGGGGAATCTCGACGCACGAGCCCCAATCCGCGAGATATACGCCTTTCTCGACATAACTGTGAAAAGACGTCCATTGCCATTCATTAGGGCACCGCACATATCCGTGCTTTACCGGGTTGAAGTGAATGTAATTCAAATGGTTCTCGTAATCTCGCTCATCACGGATGCAATGCTCCCAAAAACGCTTTTGCCAAAAGGGTGGTTCCTGGTTACCTCGCTCACGAAAAGCCTTCGTGAACTTGCGTTTGATAATGCTCCACCGCCGCGAGAAATCAGTATCCCGATCTTCGAGGTGCCAGATGCAGTGCATATGATCCGGCAACAACACCCAGCCCCCGATGACAAATGGGTATCTTTCCCGGCAGTAATCAACAGCTTCGAGCAGGCAAGCACGCGCCGTCTCATTACCAAAGAGGGGACTTCGCCTGAAAGTGACGACCGTGAAAAACCAGGCGGTACCAAAATATTGTCGTCTATAGTTTGGCATTGGGTTCTCACTCGTGGAGCGGCCTATGGCCGCCATCTTCGCCCAAACAGGGCGTGCACCTTTGCGGCGGGCACGGCCCGCCCTACGAATCCGCCTCTTTCAAGCATCTTTTCCCGTAGGGCGGCCCGTGGCCGCCATCTTCGCCCAAACAGGGCGTGCACCTTTGCGGCGGGCACGGCCCGCCCTACAAATCCGCCTCCTTCAAGCACTCTTTTCCCGTAGGGCGGCCCGTGGCCGCCGTCTTGGCCCCGACAGGGCGTACACCTTTGCGGCGGGCACGGCCCGCCCTACAAATCCGCCTCTTTCAAGCACTCTTGTCCCGTAGGGCGGCCCGTGGCCGCGGTCCCGCGAAATCAGCATCAAAACTCAATCTCTCCCCTGGCGCGCATCTCCAGAGGGAGTAATGCACTGTAAATGAAGGAATTCATGGGCGTGGGGACTCCCGCTTCCAAGCCGAGGCGGGCTACAGCGCCGCTTTGGGACGCAAGCTCGGAGGGTCGGCCTTCCATAATGTCTCTCTGCATGGAGGCTGTTCCCCCCGCAGGCAGGTTGTCGATCAAGGTCATTGTCAGTGCCACCGCGTCTGGACTCAGTTCCACGCTGAGCCCTTTGGCAACCGCGGTAACTTCTTTTGCTACGCGTTCCAGCATGCGCCTCGTTTCAGGAACGCTTCGTACGATGCCGGCGGGGGCGCGGGTCACCGCGGCCACGCCGCTCAATGTGGCTATAAACAGAAACTTCTGCCACATGGCCATACGGATGTCCGGCGGGATTTCGGCCTTTACTCCAGCATTTGAGAATGCAGTTCGGAGCCGTTTCGCTCGTTCGGTCAAGCTGTTGTCCAATTCACCGAAGATTACTTGAGGTTCCATACCCGCGTGGCGAATGTGCCCGAGACCTACTCTAAGCGCCACGATATAGCACAGGCCGCCGAAAACATGCTCCGGTCCCAGCACCTTGGCCAACTCAGCCGGAGCGTCCACTCCGTTTTGCAGCGGTACCACAAAGGTGTCGGGGCCGATCATAGGACGTATCGCATGAGCGGCATCACTGACCTGCCAGGCCTTGACTCCTAGGATCACAGCATCTACTTGCCCTATCCCGGCAGGGTCTTCCTCCGCCTTGACCGGCAGCATCGAAGAATTCCCATCGGGCGTGTCCACCCTGAGCCCAGTGCTTTTCAGGGCTTTCAACTGGTCTCCGCGCGCTACAAACACCACATCTTCTCCAGCCTGAGCCAGTCGCCAGCCGAAGTATCCCCCCACACCGCCAACTCCGTACATTGCGATTCGCATGCTTTTCTCCCTCTATTTCTTATCAGAATTGTTCACTTTGCAAATAATGCCCACTTTCGCGGAAATCATAGTAGGGGCGACCGGTGGTCGCCCTAATACGGGCGCACGCCATGCGCGCCGTACAGGAATTAGAGATGCAGCTCTGGATGATGACCAGCTAGCAGCCTCTTATTTGCCAAGTGCATGATTCCGTTTCCTATTACTCAAATTCCCGACTATGGTGACACCAGAATTGCATTCGTGACCGATGACGCCAGGTTCGGTAGGGGCGGGCTCCCACGCCCGCCCTGGGCAGGCACGGGGAAACCGTCTCAGAATCGAGGATTCTGCGATGGCACCGGTAGGGGCGGTTCGTGAACCGCCCGACATCAGGGCGCTTCTCGAAGCGCCCCTACATAAGAAATCCTCCGGTCACTAATTTTGAGACAGTTTCCGGGGGCCTGCCCCTACAGTTGGGGCATCGCCGAAGCCCAGCAGCTCCGCTTGTCCACACAAGTCACCGAGCTTGCCCCGAGCCACGTTCGTTTGGGAATTGTTATTATCGGACCGTGGCATTCCGCGTGCATTTGCAGATCCAAATCATTCTTACGTTGATTTCCAGTCCCAATTTGTTTACAACTGTTTCACCCCATTGCCTTGAGATGTAACCGTTCAGCGAAAGGAAGCCATCTTCGGTCTTCTTGTACGGTGTGAGGCGTGCCGCGCCTCAGGAGGACATCACGTTCCGCGTGATGCGCCGTACCCCATTTGCGCGTAGTTCGGAATTTCCCGTTGCTACCGCGATGGCCGTGCTGAAAGGTTGCCTTGGACTTAAACTACCCCATTACCGATCGAATACCAAGATAACAGGAAGGTCCTCGCCATGGCCGACGGGGAAGATTCCAAAAGATGGCTGATCGATGAGCTGACGGCCCTCCGCAGGAGTGTGTCGGAGATCCAGGACCAACTCGGAGGTTTCGCTGAGGAACCGAGCGATGAGTTCTCCAGTGGAGGGGAACAACTGGGCGGAATACCTGCCGACAGCGTTGGCCCATCCCCGGACGCCCCCAAAAGCCTGGAAATGTACCGGTCCTTCTTTGAGCACTCACCCGTCGCCTTGTGGTGTCACGACTCCTCAGAGTTAAAGGCGTACGTGGATGCATTGAAGGTTTCCGGGATTGCGGATTTGCGGGCGTACTTCAAGGATCATCCGGAAGGTTTAGCCCAATCCGCCCGGAAGATACGGTTCGTCGACGCAAATGCCGCTGCTTTGAAACTATTCAGGGCCCAGAGCAAGGAAACGTTTTTCGCGGATTTCGCCCGGGTTTTCGGCGAGAGGGCCCGTAACTGCTTGGTGCAATTCCTCACAGGAATAGCAGACGGCAAGGTTTCAGGGCAGCGACAAGTAATGCTCCACGCGCTGGATGGCGGCGAAGTCTACGCGTGGCTCAGGTGGTGTGCTGTCCCGGGCCACGAAGAGTCATTGAAGATGGTTCTGGTGTCCGCCATAGACTTGGCGGCTCCCAGAGCCGGAGAGCCTGGGTAGGATGCTGTGAATCAAGCTGACGGGGGATTTGGTTGAGATCGTAACAGAGTAAAGGTTCAACTTCTTATTCTGCAAAATCCTGAAAGGAGCGAGCCTACAACATGCGTTTGAACCCCAAACCGGTGGAGATCTTATTGGTCGAAGACAATCCTATGGACGTAATAGTTACTCGCGAGGCCCTAAAAGAAGGAAAGGTCTGCAACAATTTGAGCGTGGTACAAGACGGCGAAGAAGCGATCGAGTTTCTCCGCCGCAAAGGGGACTATGCCGATGCGCCGCGGCCCGATGTGATTCTCCTGGACCTGAACTTGCCGAGAAAAGGCGGCCGTGAGGTCCTCTCGGAAATCAAGAACGACCCCGCGCTACAGGACATACCCGTAATCGTACTGACCACTTCAAAAGCGGAGGAAGACGTTCTGGACAGCTATCAGTTGCACGCGAACTGTTTCATTACGAAGCCGGTAGATCTCGATCAGTTTACCAAGGTGATAAAGACAATCGAGGGCTTTTGGTTCGAGATCGTAAAACTCCCGCCGAAATGATGGCGCCTGGCGCCCGCCCTACGAGGGCATAAGTCGGAGTTGGATGTGGCGACCCCGTGCGGAAGCCGGGGGAACCGCACCGCTCGGGGAAACAGAGTTGGACAAGGCGAATCCCGCGTTTCGCGAGACCGTTCCGGGCGATCACCGCATCCTACGCGGGCCGGAGGATGTCCGGGCAAGAGCCCGGACGACACGCATTCGCAGGCTGGAGCCTGGGAACGAGACGGACCCGCAAATAACTTACATATAGTGAGTCTCAGAAGGTATTTCTCACCGGGATCGCACTGCTGGACGAGCCAGCAGTGGCACCCACAATTCAAAGCGTCATTACTTTTGAAAACTGCTATAACCGGCCATTCGAGCCTCTCTGTGAACTCTGACGAGGCGGAGGAGGACCGGCTTTGTGTCAATTGCGAGCGCAGCGCAGCAATTCCAAGGAATTGTAGAACAAGGGCGGGAGATTGCTTTCCCGCGGAACGCGGGACTTCGCTACTAGCAATGACATTGACTCGCGTACTGGCCAAATCAGGGATTTGAAAACTAATTGCGGGACGCCAGACTGGTGGAGGCTCATTCTTACCAACCGAACCACTCCACCACATTCTTTCTTAGGACAATTCCCGTCTATCGGAGTAGAATCGGTCCAGGTGAACAGCCGGAACGTGAGCCACCAAGATCCCTCGGGACAAACCACGGAGGCCGACATGGCTAAGCGCGCGACTAGCCCTCCCCCCAAAGCGCAATCCGCTGCAAAGAAAACCAAAACGGCCGCCTCTCCCAAGAAGAAGGCAGCGAAGGCTAATCTTCCCGTGGTACGACCGGCTGCGAAGCGGCCCAAGAAGCTGCGGAACGCGGCGGTTGCAGAAAGCGCCGCCAACTTCCCCATCGTCGGCGTCGGAGCTTCCGCGGGTGGCTTGGAGGCCTTCCAACTGTTGTTCAACAACATGCCGCCGGACACCGGCATGGCCTTTGTCCTGGTTCAGCATTTGGACCCAACGCGGAAGAGTATCCTGGTGGAGCTGATAAGACGCTA is a window of Desulfomonile tiedjei DNA encoding:
- a CDS encoding transposase; the encoded protein is MPNYRRQYFGTAWFFTVVTFRRSPLFGNETARACLLEAVDYCRERYPFVIGGWVLLPDHMHCIWHLEDRDTDFSRRWSIIKRKFTKAFRERGNQEPPFWQKRFWEHCIRDERDYENHLNYIHFNPVKHGYVRCPNEWQWTSFHSYVEKGVYLADWGSCVEIPLDIGNE
- a CDS encoding 2-dehydropantoate 2-reductase, with the protein product MRIAMYGVGGVGGYFGWRLAQAGEDVVFVARGDQLKALKSTGLRVDTPDGNSSMLPVKAEEDPAGIGQVDAVILGVKAWQVSDAAHAIRPMIGPDTFVVPLQNGVDAPAELAKVLGPEHVFGGLCYIVALRVGLGHIRHAGMEPQVIFGELDNSLTERAKRLRTAFSNAGVKAEIPPDIRMAMWQKFLFIATLSGVAAVTRAPAGIVRSVPETRRMLERVAKEVTAVAKGLSVELSPDAVALTMTLIDNLPAGGTASMQRDIMEGRPSELASQSGAVARLGLEAGVPTPMNSFIYSALLPLEMRARGEIEF
- a CDS encoding PAS domain-containing protein, encoding MADGEDSKRWLIDELTALRRSVSEIQDQLGGFAEEPSDEFSSGGEQLGGIPADSVGPSPDAPKSLEMYRSFFEHSPVALWCHDSSELKAYVDALKVSGIADLRAYFKDHPEGLAQSARKIRFVDANAAALKLFRAQSKETFFADFARVFGERARNCLVQFLTGIADGKVSGQRQVMLHALDGGEVYAWLRWCAVPGHEESLKMVLVSAIDLAAPRAGEPG
- a CDS encoding response regulator; this translates as MRLNPKPVEILLVEDNPMDVIVTREALKEGKVCNNLSVVQDGEEAIEFLRRKGDYADAPRPDVILLDLNLPRKGGREVLSEIKNDPALQDIPVIVLTTSKAEEDVLDSYQLHANCFITKPVDLDQFTKVIKTIEGFWFEIVKLPPK